The Metabacillus litoralis genome contains a region encoding:
- the obgE gene encoding GTPase ObgE has protein sequence MFVDQVKVYVKGGDGGNGMVAFRREKYVPKGGPAGGDGGNGADVVFEVEEGLRTLMDFRYKRHFKAPRGEHGMSKNQHGKNSSPMIVKVPPGTVVTDEETGQVIADLTEHGQQAVIAKGGRGGRGNSRFATPANPAPELSENGEPGIERNVILELKVLADVGLVGFPSVGKSTLLSVVSSAKPKIAEYHFTTLVPNLGMVETEDGRSFVMADLPGLIEGAHEGVGLGHQFLRHIERTRVIVHVIDMSGLEGRDPYEDYLTINAELKEYNLRLTERPQIIVANKMDMPDSEENLQSFKEKLEEDLQIFPISAITREGVRELLYAVADAIEQAPEFPLYEEEETENRVVYEFKKEEPNFAISRDSEGAYVLTGEKIEKLFKMTDFSREESVRRFARQLRGLGVDEALRERGAEDGDIVKLLDYEFEFVE, from the coding sequence ATGTTTGTCGATCAGGTCAAGGTTTATGTAAAAGGTGGCGACGGTGGAAACGGAATGGTTGCCTTTCGTCGCGAGAAGTATGTACCAAAGGGAGGTCCTGCTGGTGGTGATGGCGGCAACGGAGCTGACGTTGTTTTTGAAGTAGAAGAAGGTCTACGAACGTTAATGGACTTTAGATACAAACGTCACTTTAAGGCACCTCGTGGAGAACATGGCATGTCAAAAAATCAACATGGGAAAAATTCTTCACCAATGATTGTAAAAGTTCCACCAGGGACTGTTGTGACAGATGAAGAAACAGGACAAGTTATTGCTGATTTAACTGAACATGGACAACAAGCGGTTATTGCAAAAGGTGGCCGTGGTGGTAGAGGGAATAGTCGATTTGCAACTCCTGCAAACCCCGCTCCAGAGCTTTCAGAAAATGGTGAACCAGGTATTGAGCGAAATGTTATTTTAGAATTAAAGGTATTAGCTGATGTTGGATTAGTAGGCTTTCCAAGTGTAGGTAAATCTACATTATTATCCGTTGTATCATCTGCAAAACCTAAAATTGCTGAATATCACTTTACAACACTCGTTCCAAATTTAGGAATGGTCGAAACTGAAGATGGAAGAAGCTTCGTTATGGCCGATCTTCCCGGATTGATTGAAGGAGCTCATGAGGGTGTTGGTTTAGGTCATCAGTTCCTTAGACATATTGAAAGAACGCGTGTAATTGTTCATGTGATTGATATGTCCGGGTTAGAGGGAAGAGATCCTTATGAAGACTATTTAACGATTAATGCGGAGTTAAAGGAATATAACTTACGTTTAACGGAAAGACCGCAAATTATTGTAGCCAATAAAATGGACATGCCTGATTCTGAGGAAAATCTTCAATCATTTAAAGAAAAGTTAGAAGAAGATCTACAAATTTTCCCTATTTCGGCAATCACTAGAGAAGGTGTCCGAGAATTATTATACGCAGTTGCAGATGCAATTGAACAAGCTCCAGAATTTCCTCTTTACGAAGAAGAAGAGACAGAAAATCGTGTTGTGTATGAGTTTAAGAAAGAAGAGCCGAATTTTGCCATTTCTCGTGACAGTGAAGGGGCATATGTTCTAACAGGAGAGAAAATTGAAAAACTCTTCAAAATGACAGATTTCTCTCGAGAAGAGTCTGTGAGACGATTTGCACGACAGCTTCGTGGCTTGGGCGTTGATGAAGCATTACGTGAACGTGGAGCAGAAGATGGAGACATTGTGAAATTACTGGATTATGAATTTGAATTCGTTGAATAG